Below is a genomic region from Roseovarius arcticus.
ATGTTTCGATGAAATACCCCAGGGGCGAACGGGGCCGGTCGAAAAAACTCTTGAGCAACGCGACCGTCAGCTGATTGCCAATCGCCGTTAGCACCAGACCGCCTAGCAGGTCATGGCGCCTGAGTAGCAACAATGCCGACCCCGCCCCGACCAGCATAGGCAGAGTGATATGCCAGCCCCCGAGAGCAGTAATCCATCCGAACACCGCTGTTAGGCGCGCGTCCCGCAACGCGAATAGCAGATTTGCAAGTCGCGCATCGGCCTCGGTCACACTGGCGTTGCCGACAAAATCAAACACGGAATCCAGATAGACTCCGAGCAAATATACAAACAGAACCGTAAGCACCGTGCCAGTCAGACCCAAAAACTGTGCGGTTGCGAACCGATTGGCCAGAAACCCTGTCGCCCGCGGAAATCGCTTGGCCAATCGCTGCATACTTGGTTTTGCACGCAGTCCGCTGACCGCAGATTGCATAATCAGCAAGAGCAGAGGCCAGGCACGGCGCAGGCGGCGCTGGAGAAACCAAATGAGCGCCACGATAATAAGTACGCCCGCTCCGAATGCCAAAAAGCGGGGCGCGGCGGCGCCCAACGTTCCGATGGCGCTTCCAAAGAAGTATCCGATGGCTGGCAGACTGAGTGCGTAGGGAACCGCGCTTATGGCGTTCCACATGGTAAAGCGCCGATGGCTCATCCCCGCCATGGCCGCTGAAAACGGCACGAAGGCGGAAAGCGGCCCCAAAAATCGCCCGATGATCATAGCAAATCCGCCATAAGCCGTCAGGAGGTTCTGCGCGCGCATCATATGCGATGATCCGGTCAATCGCTGACGACCCTTCAGACCTTGCGCCGTCAGCCGCCCTAATCGGTAGCTGATTTCGCTACCCAGAACCGCGCCAGCCGCGACGAACCATGCGAGATCGAAAAAATCGATTGTGCCTCGCTGAACCAAGATGCCCCCCGCAATGATCACCAATGCGCCCGGCGCAATCACCCCGGTCAAAATGATTGCCTCGAGCATGGCAAACAGGGCCAATATCCAGTACGTCCAAAGTCCCAAAGATTGCAGCGACGGTAATAACTGATCGAGAGTGTGAGGCAGAGACATTAACTAACTTTCTTGTGGTTCTGTCGCCGCGACGCGCGAGGCGTTCATGTGCCGGCAGGGAGGCTCCGCGCAGCACTAGTGATACAGACGCCGCCGGCCCCATCAAGTGCCGGTTTCCAGATCACAAGTCTTCACGCTACTATCGGTAGCGATGGTGACAACGATGTTTCGCACCGACTTGCCAGAGATCATTTAGCGTGTCGCCCCCACTGTTATGCAACGCTCCTTCCGGCAGGTCCGGCACCGGTCATATACGTTGCGCCTCGCCCGAACGTCACGGCGGGTATACGGATCTGCAATCTCCAATGTTCGCAGTCGTCTTTGTTCATGCGCGGTTTTTGCCGGATTGCAAATCTGTAACCTCACTGTCAGGCGATACCGCGGTGCACCTCTCATCTTGGTTGCAGAGGACGGCATGGTGCCCGTCCCGCAACCCAAGGAGACAAGACATGCAACGCAAGACATTCCCAAATTTCGGCAAGATCGTCCTTCTGAGCGCGGCGCTCGTGACCGGCGGCGTGGCTTTGGCCAATGCCGAGCAGAAATCAGGCGAAGGCAAAGAGAACCAGATGGAGGTGCAAACCTTCCTGGCGTCACCACAATCGCTTGGCCAAGCGATCACGGCAGCCGAGGGTGAAACCGGCGGCAAAGCAATGGACGCTTCCTTCGATCTCGCCAAGGATAACAGCGGCGTCTACGAGGTCGAACTGGTCAAGCCCGACGGCACTCAGGTCGAAGTGATCGTCGATGCCAAGGGCGCCGTTACGGTTCAGGCCATGGTTGACGACCACGATGAAGGCGACAACGACAACGATTAATCCCTATATTGATCGGGGCGGCCCCGGCGGTGCGTTCTGCGCACTGCCGGTTTCCGACGAGAGGATGAAATGAAAATACTCGTGATCGAAGACGACAGGATGACAGGCTCCTACATCGCGGAGGGCCTGCGTGAAGAGGGGCATTCTGTCGATTTGATCGACGATGGCACCGACGGTCTTATTCAGGCCACCGTGGGGTCCTACGACTTGATGATCGTCGACCGGATGCTGCCCGGCCTCGACGGCGTCAGCATCGTCAAAACTCTGCGCGGCGCCAAGAACCGCGTGCCGATCCTATTGCTGACTGCGCTCGGAGGTGTTGATGATCGCATCGAGGGTCTGAATTCAGGCGGTGACGACTATCTGGTCAAGCCCTTCGCGTTCGGGGAACTCAGTGCGCGTGTCGCAGCGCTTGGGCGCAGGCCACAAATGAGCGACGAGCCAACCTTTCTTCGCATCCGTGATCTTGAAATAAACCTGCTGACGCGCAAAGTGACCCGCGCAGGACAGGTGATCGACCTCCTGCCGAGGGAATTCGCGCTGCTAGAGCAACTGACCCGCCGCAAAGGGCGCATCCTGACGCGAACCATGCTGCTTGAGGCGGTTTGGGACATCCACTTCGATCCGCAGACAAATGTTGTGGAAACCCACATCAGCCGCCTGCGGGCAAAGGTGGACAAACCTTTCGATAGTGAGCTGATCCATACCGTTCGCGGATCGGGGTACCGGATCAACGCGGAATGAAAGCGCCCCTCTCTGCCTTGCGCCGCTCGACCCCGCTTAGACTGACGGCAGTTTTGATCGGCATTTTCATGCTGTCCTCGCTGCTCACTTTCTCTGTGGCCTATCTGGTGATCCGCAACAATTTCGACACCAGCCTAGAAGACCAGATCGAACTGGCGATGGACAGCTACGATGCCATCAAGAGCCCTGCTGACCTGCGCGCACGGCTTGTCGCGGATGCGGCCTCGACCGATTCCGATGCAATGATCCTGTACTACCTTTCCGATACCGGCCGCTTGATCTCGAATGTTGATCGGATGCCTGCGGTCGATGATTTCACGATAATTTCGGATACAGCAATCGACGGCGATGACCTTGCCGACAGTTATCGTGCGGCCGGTGAGCGCATCGGTGCAGGCTACCTAATTTTTGCCGTTTCGCGTGAGCCAATCATAGAAATGGGCGAGATATTTTTAAGCATTTTTCTGATAGGCCTGTTGCCGACGCTGGCCCTTGCCTCGGCCTTCGGACGGCTTGCAGCGGGCCGCGTTCAGGTTCGGATCGACGCCATTCGCTCTGTTCTTGGGCAACTCACCGCAGGAAACCTGTCGGCCAGGACCGAAGCCGTCGACGGCGATATTGATGATTTGGCCCAGATCGGCCGCGCTGTGAACCATATGGCAGCGGCGCAGCAAGCGTCTGTTGCATCGCTCAAACAGATCTCGACCGATATCGCCCACGATCTTAAAACACCGATTCAGCGGGTGTCGGTACTGCTCGACAGGTTAGAGAAAAAGACGCACTTGTCAGAGGATCAAAAGGCAATCGTTGATGCGGCGCTGGATGAAACGGACCGAATGGTCAAAACGTTTCATGCCCTTCTGCAGATCGCGCAGATCGAAGGCGGCAGCGTGCGCGACAGGTTTGAGCAGATGGACTTGCGCGAAATCGTGGAGACTTTTGCTGATGTTTACGGGCCTTCTGCGGATGAAACAGGCCATCGGCTGTCAGTGCAGATTGACGGAACCAGCGCATATTCAGTTCGCGGTGATCGGCATCTTCTGGGGCAAGTGCTGGCCAATCTGATTGAAAACGCACTGAGGCATGTCCCGGCGGGCGGGATTTTTAACGTGGCATTGAGCGAGGCAAATCAAGCAGTCATTATGTCAGTCGCCGACAACGGACCCGGTATTCCGCCCGGCGAGCGCAGTAACGTCCTGCGCCGTCTCTACCGTCTGGAAAGGAGCCGCACGACACCAGGCAACGGACTTGGCCTTAGCCTCGTTGCTGCAATCTGCGAGCTGCATGGCGCGGTACTGGAGCTGGCAGACAATGCGCCAGGATTACTTGTTCGCATCCGCTTCCCGCTGGCGCCAATGAACGAAAGGGCCATGGGCAAGGGGTGATAGCACGCCATCGCCGAACAATTCAGAGCCTTCGGTTCCCAATCGCTCTTTGGGCTTGGTCCGACCAAGATGAAGTTGCCAATCCTAACCAAAAGCTATCTGTTCATGTAGGCGATTGTGCACCAAGGGGCCGCGATCAGCGTCCTAGAAATATTTCGCGATTGGTTACTAAAGCTACTCACAAATTTTAGGTCGCATGGAAAATCGAAAAGCCAGATTGCAGCCTGCGGCGAAGTTATGTTCCGCAAACCCATTAAAAGCGTCGCTAGCTAAAGCAAACCAAATCCAGATAAATACCGGGAGAAACCGTTCCAGAATGTCGAGCGCACAGAACCTGGCGTCGGCCTATATATCGCGCCCGCGCGCTCGCGCCAACGCACGATTTCCGCCAGAATTCGCGGTGCCGCTTAACCAGTGCGCCCGCTGGCCGCCCAGACTGCATGGCGGACACGGGCGGTTTTGTACGCGTCGTATATCGCCATCGCATAGACAAACAGGCCGCCCGACAGTTTGCCCACTATGGACACGTCCGCCGCAGCGGTTTGGAGCGTGAATCCGCCCAGCAGCAGGATGAAGAATACAAACACCAGCCCGCGAACGGGCTGCCGGTTTAGCACCTGCCCTGAGGCTGGCAAGACAATGGCCGAGGCCAGAACGAGATGCGGGTTTGGCGCGGGGCGAGACACAGTACTCATGCCCGCAACTCTTGCACCTCGATCGCGGCGACGTCCAGGACATCCGCGCGCAGTGCAATTAGCTGGTCAAGCTTAGGCTTCAGCAGGTCCAGCGCTAGCGGCGTGGCGCCCATCTCCGCGTCGCGATAGATCAGATAGCGGCTGCGCTGCGCCTCTTCGGCCAGAAACACTATTCGCACGCCCTTGGGCGATATCACCAGCTCCTTAACCTTTGGATCGTCAAAGATATGCAGATGCGCGCGCACCAAGTCCTCGGGCGGCATGTGGGCGCGGCTGTCAGTGCGGATTGCGCAATCTTCGGGGAAATCATCGGGCGAGTCCAACTGGTGCGTTAGCGTGTGAAAGCGCGAAAACGGCTCTATCCCGGTCGGGCGGATCATCAGGTTCATCGTGGCACCCACTGGCAGCGGGCCGGGCAACGTTACCAGCACCCAGAGCGCAGGCAGCTTGCGAAAGGTCAACGTGTCGGGCAGCACTTGGACATCCGCCTCGACCCCGCGGTAATGCCCGCCCAGCCGGGCAAATCCGCTGCCGCCGCACCCCATACGCGGCGCGCCAAGCAGTGCGCGACAGACATCCAGATACCCGGTGCGCTGCGCATGACGCTCGGCCGAGGCGCGGCGTAGGTGCCGGAATAGCAGCACCAATAGCACCGCGGCCCCTACCAAAATCGCGCCTGTGATAAATCGGTCCATCGTTTCTCCGGGCCAAAAATGTCCGGCCCGCCGAATGGGCGGGCCGGTTTTCCGTCTGTATCAGTAGCCGCGCGGCCTAGGCCAAGGCATCGTGAACTGCGCTGCCCGGCGCACAAACCGGTATCGCCAGAAATGGAACCAGAGCGACACGATGATGTAGAATGACAGCATCGCCACTAATTGCGAGCCATAGCCGAGGAATACGGCAAAGAACGTCACCCCGCACAAGCACAGTAGAATGATTGCCGGGATCGGGTGGAACGGATGCTCATATCCGCGCTTGATCGTGTCCAGTGGCCATTTGCGACGAAACAGGATCACGTTCAGCGGCATGAAGGTATAGCCCAAAAGGCCCGACAGGATGGAGAAGGTGATAACCTGATCCAAAGGTGCGCCCAGTGCAAAAACCAGCGCGATCGGCACGAGAAAGATGATCGACCGATAAGGCGTGCGGAATTTAGGATGCACCGCACCGAACCAATCCGGCAGATAGTGATCGCGCCCCATGGCGAACCATGCGCGGCTGGCATCGTTGATACAGCCATTGGCCGAGGCCAGCGTTGCAAACATTGTGCCAATACCCAAAAGCACCATCAGCGTCATCGAACCCGACAGTCGCGCCGCGTCAAAGAGCGGAACGCCCGCTTGGCCCAGATACTCCCACGGCATCAGGCCGACACAGACATACCATGTCAAACTTGCCGCGATCAGCAGCGTCATGATGCCCGCCAGCGTGCCGAAGGGCAGCGAGCGCGCGGGCGACCGGACCTCTTCTGCCGCCTGGCAAGTGCCTTCGATTCCGAGGTAGTACCACAGGCCGAAATGCATCGCCGCCAAAACACCAAGCCAGCCGTACGGCAGGTCAGTCATCAACTCGACATGACGCAGCGGGCTGTCGGACATGAACACCGCCGTGGACAAAAAGAGTGCGATGATCGCGCAAAAGGCGAACGCCGTTATGACCAGACTGAAGGTCAGCGTCGCCAGAACACCGCGGTAGTTCAGCCAAGCCAGAAACATGATCGACAGAATAATGAAGGGCCTCTCATCGAGGCCGTCATGCCCGGTCATTCCGGCCACCGTATCTATCAAAAAGCCAAAGGTGATCGCATTCGCCGCCTCCAGCATCGTATAGGCAAACACCAGATAGAGGCCGACATTGAAGGCCATTAGCGGGCCGACAATATGCTTGGCCTGCGTGTACTGACCGCCGGCTGCGGCGACAGTCGATGTCACCTCGCTGTCGATCATGGCGACGCAGGAATAGAGTATCCCGGCGAACCAGCACGCGAGCAGTGCGGCATAGGCGCCGCCCTTGCCGACGGCAAAGTTCCAGCCCATGTATTCGCCCACGAGGACAATTCCTACACCAAGGCCCCAGATATGCGCCGGCCCCAAAACCCGCGCCAGACCCAGCTTGGTCCCCTTGGGGCCCATTCCATCCATCTGCGTGGATGTGATATCCGTATCAGACATCTTTTTCTCCCCGTTCAGAGTTTGCGTTCTTCGGTCATCGCTTCAAGCTCGCCTTCGCGCGAGGACATCAGCTCTTCTTCGCTGTAGGTGCTGTCGGTCTTTATCCAATCGATGACGATATAAAGCCCGAAGACGATCGAAAGACCCCAGGCGGCGTACTCCATGACATTCCAGATATCCATGTTCAGTCCCTGCTCATTTGTCGCCGAATTTTTCGGAAATTACGTCGGTATATTCCTTGCCGGAGAACCGCAGCACGATCGCGTAATAGCCAACGACCACGACGATCATCACCAAAAGGCTGAGGATCGAGAACGAGTAATCGAAGCGCGCCGTGATCATCTCCGCCGCGTCGGCGGCATTGGCATAGCCAAGCTCGTTCCATTTTTCGACCATGGTGGGGTTTTGCCCCAAACTCTCCCATGTGGGGTTGTCCGGCACGTTCGATGTCTGTGCGCTGCCGGCCAGGTTCATGAACAGCGGCACATAAAGCGCGCCAACCGCCAAAACCAGCAGCACGATCACGTCGAAGATCTGGCTTATCTTGCTTTGGACGGGGGGAATGTAGTCTGCCATATCCGTGTCCTCTCAGCGTTTTTTCTGGGCACGGGCGAGATCAAGAAACTTGATATCCAGCCCGTACATGAAATCGCGATCCTCGAGGTAATGACGCAGCATCGCTACGATTGCGGCGGTGTTGAGCACCAGAATAGTCGCGCCGCCGATCAGCAGGACGATACGTGCCGTGCTGCTGGGCGCGAGGTTCCAGGTGGCCAGCGCGACAAAGATGATGGCCAGCCAAAGGCCGACGACGAAGGCCCACGCAACGGCGGTATCTCGACCGTGCATCTTTTTGATGCGTTCGGTTAATTCGGGCATTGAACTCTCCTGTTGGCTGTAAGCTGAGGCGCTCTTGTGAATGGCGCCGTTTATTGACAGTAAAAACTTTGCCCTGTCAGGAACGCACAGACTGCGACTTTATGTCAAGCTTGACAAATCCGGGCGCAGACAGTCGAGGAGACTGTTCGCATAGGCGCGAGACGTTCTTCACCGCTGAAATCTACATTTTTCAGTTATCCCGCGAGCGTTCCACCGCGCCGGACCGAACCAAATTAATCCCGGAACAAAACGTCAGTCGGACAGCTTCTCTGACGTTTCCGCGCCCCTTTTCAGCGCTCTCAATCCGATCTGAGGCCGACTCTGGATCACGGATGATGGCGACGCGTGTTCGGCCGCTTTGAAATTCTGTGGTACGCGGGCCTGACGTCGATGTGTGGTGACACCAAGAGAGGCAGATCTAGTAACCGGTCATGTTTCGCCATGCTGTGAATGACTGAAACTTGAAGCTTAAAAACTCACGGTACCGATACTGGGAATCGTATCGACTGCGCCCTATGTTTAGCCCTAACAAAGCGCAAGACATAAAGGACAGAGATCCATGAACCTGAAACAACTTGGTATGGCCGCCTTGTTCGCGGGTATCGCGACATCTTCGGGTGCCCAAACCGCGATGTCCGTCGCGAAGGACGCAAACTGCGGCTGCTGCGCGTCTTGGGCTACTATCATGGAACGGGAGGGCTACGCCGTGGCAATCGAAAATACCTCCTACGAGGCCTTGGAGGCGCTGAAGGCTGCGCGCGGCGTGCCCGCAGCCATGGCCGGATGCCACACCGCAACCGTCGAGGGTTACACAATTGAGGGACACGTTCCTGCTGCGGATATCGCCCGCCTGCTGGCGGAGCGCCCGGACGCGATCGGATTAGCTGTGCCGGGGATGCCTATGGGATCGCCGGGCATGGGGCCGGAAACAAAGCGCGACGCATATGACGTTATCCTCATCAAGGCAGACGGCAAGACTGAGGTCTTTGCATCCTACCCTGCCCGTTAGACTCGAGGGGGGGGGTCGTGGGATATGATGCGCGGGCTTTAGACGCTCTGTCTGAAATGCTGCCCGTGCCTGTGGTGAGACGTCATTGGACGGCTCGCCCACATTTTCATCTGCGCCTACTCCAAAAATCAAGTTCAGGATGTGCGTTCCAACAGCGGGGATGGAGGCGTATTGGCTAGGCGGCGGCGCCAAAGTCCATGGTTATCGTTTCGACGCAAAGTTTGGCTCCTGTAACGGTGGAACATCAGGCCCCCTGCGCAGTTGAGCACCGAGGACGGCGCAGCGACAACAGGATTATCCGATGACGCAAGATACCAGCGAACATATCTCTGCGCGCATTTGCGTGTTGCTGAACGGAGGTTCGGGCAAGACCGACGCAGAGGAGATCGCCGTAGCGATACGCAGTAATCTGTCCGCCATCGCCCGAAATTACGAGGTGTGGGTCCTTAACCATGACGACGATATCGCCTCATCTGCGCGAGCAGCCTTAGACGAAGGGTTCGAAGTCATTGTCGCAGCGGGCGGCGATGGCACCATTGCCGCAGTCGCAAGCGCACTGCGCGGGGGGGGAAGCCAGCCTCGGTATCATTCCGCTAGGCACGTTCAACTACTTCGCCCGCTCGCTAGACGTGCCCACCGACATCGCCAGCGCAGTCCGGCTATTGGGACGCGGCGTGCGGAGGCCCCTGCGGGTGGGCGACATCAACGGGCGCATTTTTCTAAACAATGCCAGCCTTGGCGCCTACCCCAGCATCCTACGCACGCGCGAGCAAACGTACCGCAAATGGGGCCGCAGCCGCATCGCCGCATACTGGTCAGTTCTGGTGACGCTGGCGACACTGCGCCGCCCGCTCAAGCTAACGATCGAGGCAAACGGGGAACGTATCCAGAGGCGCACGCCCCTCGCCTTCGCGGTCAACAATGCTTTCCAGTTGGACCAGATGGGCCTGGAGGGCCGTGAGCATATAGCAAATGGGCGTCTGGCGCTTTTCATTTCGCCTGATACCGGACGGTGGGGCATGCTACGAAGTGCGCTGGCACTGGCCATGGGTCGCGCTCAGCGAGACGTGGACTTCGATATGATCGCTGCGGACAGCATCCGCATTGAAACGCACCGACGCTCTTGTGACGTCGCCTGCGACGGCGAGCGCGGTCGCATGCGCGCGCCGCTGGAACTGAAGGTAGTTCAGGACGCCCTCACCGTAATCGTCCCACCTGAACGGCAGGAGGATACGCGGTGAGGCGCGTCGTTCACCTGTCTGACTTGCATTTTGGCCGCGACCGGCCCGAGCTGCTGGCACCGCTAATCACAGCGGTAAACGCGCTCGAACCCGATCTGGTGGCGATCTCGGGGGACCTGACCCAGCGCGCTAAATCTGTGCAGTTTCGCGCCGCGCTTGCGTTTTTGGAGTGCCTTCAGGCGCCAGTGCTTGTGGTGCCCGGAAATCACGATATCCCGCTGCACAATCCATTTGCGCGAATCGTGCGGCCATGGCGGCAATATCGCAGCCACATCTCGCCCCAATTAGAGCCTAGCTTCAGGGATGACGAGCTCATCGTGCTCGGCATAAATACCGTCAATCGCTTTACCCATCAAAGCGGCCGGGTGTCGCTCCGGGCGCTCGCGCGTATCGAACGCGCGCTGGACGGTGCCAAGAGGCGCACCTGCCTGATCATTGCGCATCATCCGCTCGAACAACTGGTGACTGACCGCAAGAGGCCAACGCGCGGCGCGGAACGCGCCAAGGATATGCTGGCACAGATCGGTGTCGACGCAGTCTTGTCGGGTCATCTGCACAGTTGGCGCGCAGAACCTTACGCGCACACTGACGGGCGCAATACTGTTCTACAGATTCATGCGGGTACTGGCCTGTCGACGCGCCAGCGCGGCGAGGAAAACGATTTTAACCTGCTCGACATTGACGTTGGCTCCATCACTGTCACCCGGCACACCGCAAGCGCAGAAACCGAAAGCTTTGTTCAGTCCCAGACCCGGCGCTTCATCCTCGGGGATGGTGGCTGGAGCTTGGTGTAGCAAAGGGTCAGCCTACGATCTACATTTGGAAAATCTCGCCGGAAAAACCTGCCGATGCACCGGTCAAGTGAACAAAAAGTCCACTAGTTTAGACGGTTTATCAGCCTCGGATACCTTGGCGACAGACAACCCACCCTGCGCCACTCACCCTAGCTTTGGCCGGCAAGGCTCTTATGTAAGTTGGTGCCTGCCAGTTGATTTACGGCGTCTCCAACCAAACGCCATTAGCGCAAAAATCCCACTTGCTAGCAACGGAAATGCTGCTGGCAAAGGCACCATTGATACCTGGAGATTGTCGAGAGACATCTCACCACACCATTCGTAACAGGCGAAATCGCCGGCGCCATAAGGTAGATCGACTATGCCGTTTCCAGGCCACGCTTGCCAAGCGTATGTTGTTCGATTTTCAGGAAGCAGAAAAGACACGCGAAACTGATCAAGATTCTGAAAGAGGCTGCCCCAATTCACCATACCACCTACACTGCCCGGACCCGCGACAATCTGGGTGATGCTGGCAACCAAATTTCCATTTCGAAATCCCTCAGCCAAATAGCTTAGTGTTGGGATGAAATCGAGATGCATCAACTGGCCATTGAGCTGATACTCAAGGTTCGTATCTCCGGTCGGATGTGCGCCGGCAAACGCGCCGTATAGCAAGCTGTATGCGCCCAAGGATGCTCCATGCGCACTAAATCTGCGCCCGTCATCCCTTTTGAATGTAGAAGAGATCACACCGCCATCGTCGTGCAGTAAAACTTGCTCGCCATTGCTATAAGCTAGGCTGTTGTCGAAGGTGAATCCTTGCTCACTTTGCAGGTTGTTTCCGACCCACTTGCTGTCGACGCCGAAATTAAGCGTGAGTGCCATCGCTGGCGGAGCGAACAGGACAAAAATCAAACCAAGCAGTGAAGCTCTTCGTATCATTCGTACTCTCCTTGATAGAACATTTTGATCCTAATCGATTTTTCGCTTTCCAACAATATGTAAGGCCGACGTCCCGGACGCATCAGCGTTTCTACGCCGAGCCTTTCCCACACGGCAGCGCGCCAGCAGCCCTGCCTGAGTGGTCCAATTTTCAGCTTGGGTTGCTGCCAGATAAGCGCCGAACCTTGTCCTGAAATCGGTCAGGATTTCCTGCGCACTCTAGCTGTGATGGGACGGATTAAGCGACCAACGCCCGCTCAGCAGGGGCGACAGAACAATGACGCAGAATAGCACTGACCGTGTTCCGATCGGACATCGATGCCAACTCTGACATCGGCCAACACTAGCTGCTACACGCCTTAGGCATTTCTACCATTCAGCCAACGCGCAG
It encodes:
- a CDS encoding bifunctional DedA family/phosphatase PAP2 family protein, which gives rise to MSLPHTLDQLLPSLQSLGLWTYWILALFAMLEAIILTGVIAPGALVIIAGGILVQRGTIDFFDLAWFVAAGAVLGSEISYRLGRLTAQGLKGRQRLTGSSHMMRAQNLLTAYGGFAMIIGRFLGPLSAFVPFSAAMAGMSHRRFTMWNAISAVPYALSLPAIGYFFGSAIGTLGAAAPRFLAFGAGVLIIVALIWFLQRRLRRAWPLLLLIMQSAVSGLRAKPSMQRLAKRFPRATGFLANRFATAQFLGLTGTVLTVLFVYLLGVYLDSVFDFVGNASVTEADARLANLLFALRDARLTAVFGWITALGGWHITLPMLVGAGSALLLLRRHDLLGGLVLTAIGNQLTVALLKSFFDRPRSPLGYFIETSGSFPSGHAAASVAVWGMLFYVAWRTRYLSAASAGMTAIALAFLIGLSRVYLIEHYLSDVLNGWLVGALWLTLGVAFCEWRRDFLRARAVTTNRRRGAAASVATALAVSLALASTLTEPLNSVDVIAAPDRSHMADAVASGELTLGTHTLTGSPRASLSVILEINDVGNLISSMESMGWTLAPRPGLGTLMAAVWADWTEGSVPDPLVLPTFWDSHPNDLAFSKAASVHGGLRLHARFWQLGAAKDGSVQFAGSAMAEDPLYVLQESDAAPLRSASDKVDLASALQTAGLVARSLPDASQ
- a CDS encoding DUF411 domain-containing protein, translated to MNLKQLGMAALFAGIATSSGAQTAMSVAKDANCGCCASWATIMEREGYAVAIENTSYEALEALKAARGVPAAMAGCHTATVEGYTIEGHVPAADIARLLAERPDAIGLAVPGMPMGSPGMGPETKRDAYDVILIKADGKTEVFASYPAR
- a CDS encoding APC family permease, which gives rise to MSDTDITSTQMDGMGPKGTKLGLARVLGPAHIWGLGVGIVLVGEYMGWNFAVGKGGAYAALLACWFAGILYSCVAMIDSEVTSTVAAAGGQYTQAKHIVGPLMAFNVGLYLVFAYTMLEAANAITFGFLIDTVAGMTGHDGLDERPFIILSIMFLAWLNYRGVLATLTFSLVITAFAFCAIIALFLSTAVFMSDSPLRHVELMTDLPYGWLGVLAAMHFGLWYYLGIEGTCQAAEEVRSPARSLPFGTLAGIMTLLIAASLTWYVCVGLMPWEYLGQAGVPLFDAARLSGSMTLMVLLGIGTMFATLASANGCINDASRAWFAMGRDHYLPDWFGAVHPKFRTPYRSIIFLVPIALVFALGAPLDQVITFSILSGLLGYTFMPLNVILFRRKWPLDTIKRGYEHPFHPIPAIILLCLCGVTFFAVFLGYGSQLVAMLSFYIIVSLWFHFWRYRFVRRAAQFTMPWPRPRGY
- a CDS encoding sensor histidine kinase, which gives rise to MKAPLSALRRSTPLRLTAVLIGIFMLSSLLTFSVAYLVIRNNFDTSLEDQIELAMDSYDAIKSPADLRARLVADAASTDSDAMILYYLSDTGRLISNVDRMPAVDDFTIISDTAIDGDDLADSYRAAGERIGAGYLIFAVSREPIIEMGEIFLSIFLIGLLPTLALASAFGRLAAGRVQVRIDAIRSVLGQLTAGNLSARTEAVDGDIDDLAQIGRAVNHMAAAQQASVASLKQISTDIAHDLKTPIQRVSVLLDRLEKKTHLSEDQKAIVDAALDETDRMVKTFHALLQIAQIEGGSVRDRFEQMDLREIVETFADVYGPSADETGHRLSVQIDGTSAYSVRGDRHLLGQVLANLIENALRHVPAGGIFNVALSEANQAVIMSVADNGPGIPPGERSNVLRRLYRLERSRTTPGNGLGLSLVAAICELHGAVLELADNAPGLLVRIRFPLAPMNERAMGKG
- a CDS encoding response regulator transcription factor, which produces MKILVIEDDRMTGSYIAEGLREEGHSVDLIDDGTDGLIQATVGSYDLMIVDRMLPGLDGVSIVKTLRGAKNRVPILLLTALGGVDDRIEGLNSGGDDYLVKPFAFGELSARVAALGRRPQMSDEPTFLRIRDLEINLLTRKVTRAGQVIDLLPREFALLEQLTRRKGRILTRTMLLEAVWDIHFDPQTNVVETHISRLRAKVDKPFDSELIHTVRGSGYRINAE
- a CDS encoding PepSY domain-containing protein, with product MQRKTFPNFGKIVLLSAALVTGGVALANAEQKSGEGKENQMEVQTFLASPQSLGQAITAAEGETGGKAMDASFDLAKDNSGVYEVELVKPDGTQVEVIVDAKGAVTVQAMVDDHDEGDNDND
- a CDS encoding metallophosphoesterase family protein, whose product is MRRVVHLSDLHFGRDRPELLAPLITAVNALEPDLVAISGDLTQRAKSVQFRAALAFLECLQAPVLVVPGNHDIPLHNPFARIVRPWRQYRSHISPQLEPSFRDDELIVLGINTVNRFTHQSGRVSLRALARIERALDGAKRRTCLIIAHHPLEQLVTDRKRPTRGAERAKDMLAQIGVDAVLSGHLHSWRAEPYAHTDGRNTVLQIHAGTGLSTRQRGEENDFNLLDIDVGSITVTRHTASAETESFVQSQTRRFILGDGGWSLV